In Candidatus Defluviibacterium haderslevense, the following are encoded in one genomic region:
- a CDS encoding peptidyl-prolyl cis-trans isomerase, producing MYGRSCFLYLIISTWVLLLCSCKETEPKKVTGDIKDQLVATYKSNKLFYSDIEPMIFSFTSSEDSANLVSGAIDRWTKEVIFLEEAKRVIDQNEILDLVEDYKNSLILDRFENKLINEKLDTLISDQELLKYYNSNKSEYKLDGPIIRMLFAKFSKPQKEQKMFEDLWSNPTNSNLLQLQKFCQNNAEISLLKPDKWQKWNDIQNNFPDRLITLNTLYKGMNRQFADFKYVYYTKVIDIVLPNQDPPLSFVKEQARESILHQRKINLINQFKIQFYENQLKQKNIK from the coding sequence ATGTATGGAAGGTCATGTTTTTTGTATTTAATAATAAGCACTTGGGTCTTATTATTATGTTCATGCAAAGAAACAGAACCTAAAAAAGTTACTGGAGATATTAAAGATCAACTTGTAGCAACATATAAATCTAATAAATTATTCTATTCAGACATCGAACCAATGATATTCTCATTTACTTCAAGTGAGGATAGTGCCAATTTAGTTTCTGGTGCTATTGATCGCTGGACTAAGGAAGTTATTTTTTTGGAAGAAGCAAAGCGTGTTATAGATCAAAATGAAATATTAGATTTAGTTGAAGATTATAAAAATTCTTTGATTTTAGATCGCTTCGAAAACAAGCTGATCAATGAGAAATTGGATACACTCATTTCTGATCAGGAATTATTAAAATATTATAATAGTAACAAAAGCGAGTATAAATTGGATGGTCCAATAATTAGGATGCTTTTTGCAAAATTTTCAAAGCCTCAAAAGGAACAAAAAATGTTTGAGGATTTATGGAGCAATCCTACAAATTCTAATTTGTTGCAATTGCAAAAATTTTGCCAGAATAATGCTGAAATAAGTCTCTTGAAACCAGACAAATGGCAAAAATGGAATGACATTCAAAATAATTTTCCAGATCGGTTAATAACCTTAAATACACTTTATAAAGGTATGAATAGGCAATTTGCTGATTTTAAATATGTATATTATACCAAAGTAATTGATATAGTACTTCCCAATCAGGATCCCCCACTTTCATTTGTAAAAGAACAAGCCCGAGAATCCATATTACATCAAAGAAAAATTAATTTAATTAATCAGTTTAAAATCCAGTTTTACGAAAATCAATTGAAACAAAAAAATATTAAGTAA